Proteins from one Ovis aries strain OAR_USU_Benz2616 breed Rambouillet chromosome 12, ARS-UI_Ramb_v3.0, whole genome shotgun sequence genomic window:
- the LOC105616599 gene encoding alpha-1,3-mannosyl-glycoprotein 4-beta-N-acetylglucosaminyltransferase-like protein MGAT4E translates to MHCPLWRCCVVSVGLGVLWLLFTLEMPREVEDDQDRMAVKKDQMLPLPVPQEDSHRRRKDLGPPEDWKNLTSKYLERLQQRKKTWLTVGVSSRPRPGPDPSSLLYTLLSVFRATSKVEQKRLTVLVHLAGADPAWLGETVLHISSLFSPQILAGQLLLIHAPPDAYPPAGAGASGASGRELYSEQNVDHAFLLSSASKLSEYFLLLEDNAFCAPSFISHLQWKVEALRSQPWAFLEFANLGVLGKLFRSSDLPTLAHFLLLFYREKPLDRLLAHFRVLLAQKDPILCTPFLFYHRAPYDPRNDRQKALGAHRKSSYAPDNPPGAAFTDMKVFEVHSPWEAYTLDESFFWTLNVSAGNHLTVILNQPADLRRVQVLTGTIVEGKYALERGQVELGYGPEGMPQRCSSFVLLGRLLEGQLDQEVVPRSVGHQVSCVRLLANANQAGGLIVRHIYLWEEHARDVGRSG, encoded by the exons ATGCACTGTCCCCTCTGGCGCTGCTGCGTTGTCTCAGTGGGCCTCGGGGTCCTGTGGCTCCTGTTCACGCTGGAAATGCCCAGGGAAGTTGAAGACGACCAGGACAGGATGGCTGTCAAG AAGGACCAGATGTTGCCTCTGCCAGTGCCCCAGGAGGACAGCCACAGGAGAAGGAAGGACCTGGGACCGCCAGAAGACTGGAAGAACCTCACCTCCAAATACCTGGAAAGACTCCAGCAGAGAAAGAAGA CGTGGCTGACGGTGGGCGTCTCCTCGCGGCCCCGGCCGGGGCCCGACCCCAGCAGCCTGCTGTACACGCTCCTCTCGGTGTTCCGCGCCACCTCGAAGGTGGAGCAGAAGCGCCTCACGGTGCTGGTCCACCTGGCGGGCGCCGACCCCGCCTGGCTCGGGGAGACCGTCCTGCACATTTCCAGCCTCTTCAGCCCGCAGATCTTGGCGGGGCAGCTGCTGCTGATCCACGCCCCCCCAGACGCCTACCCGCCCGCGGGCGCCGGGGCCTCCGGGGCCTCCGGACGGGAGCTCTACTCCGAGCAGAACGTGGATCACGCCTTCCTCCTGAGCTCCGCCTCGAAGCTCTCAGAGTACTTCCTGCTGCTGGAGGACAACGCCTTCTGCGCCCCCAGTTTCATCAGCCACTTGCAGTGGAAGGTGGAGGCGCTGCGGTCTCAGCCCTGGGCCTTCCTGGAGTTCGCCAACCTGGGCGTCCTGGGCAAGCTCTTCCGCAGCAGCGACCTGCCGACGCTGGCCCACTTCCTGCTCCTCTTCTACCGGGAGAAGCCCCTCGACAGGCTGCTCGCCCACTTCCGCGTCCTCCTGGCCCAGAAGGACCCCATCCTGTGCACGCCCTTCCTCTTCTACCACAGGGCCCCCTACGACCCCCGGAACGACAGGCAGAAGGCCTTGGGCGCGCACAGAAAGAGCTCCTACGCCCCTGACAACCCGCCCGGAGCCGCCTTCACCGACATGAAGGTATTCGAGGTCCACTCCCCCTGGGAGGCCTACACCCTGGATGAGTCCTTCTTCTGGACCCTCAATGTGAGTGCCGGCAACCACCTGACCGTCATCCTGAACCAGCCGGCCGACCTGAGGAGGGTGCAGGTGCTGACGGGCACCATCGTGGAGGGCAAGTACGCCCTGGAGAGGGGGCAGGTGGAGCTGGGCTACGGGCCCGAGGGGATGCCGCAGCGCTGCTCTAGCTTCGTCCTGCTGGGCCGCCTCCTAGAGGGGCAGCTGGATCAGGAGGTAGTGCCCAGGTCCGTGGGGCACCAGGTGAGCTGTGTGAGGCTGCTGGCAAACGCCAACCAGGCGGGCGGGCTCATCGTCAGGCACATTTACCTCTGGGAGGAGCATGCCAGAGACGTGGGCCGCTCGGGATGA